One segment of Metallosphaera cuprina Ar-4 DNA contains the following:
- the slaB gene encoding S-layer protein SlaB, whose translation MRFNFLPLILLTFLVVPVISFASPAIITVSTQPVYHPGQTVFIEGTTSPNTLVGITIYNPSGSVIYSNTTTSSSTGAYQLKAFTFPSSPTGPYQYGTYTVHVGTSQGLTNSTTFQFQPLLSTVTVIVVNPQGSPVSGATVQANSAQNVTNGSGIATLQLPSGTYTLRVVPPAPYATAEENITVTAPQPLTVKVTVQVQALILSVVKVISPNVYLQNVQSGTGITMLGGTTLTVYTTVTYLGQPVSGATVTATYNGTTYTAQYMNGNYVFNVTVNNVQYESDLQIVATYAGMNSNQVTLPLTVNLNEQAAISKTLSSLNASLISLTNTVNSLSGTVSSLTNTVNSLTQKLSSLNASITSLQSSVQTLNSEYSSLSGRVGSISGTVDIALAVSVIAIIIAIVVLILLFRKVS comes from the coding sequence ATGAGATTTAATTTCCTTCCCTTAATCCTTTTAACTTTTCTAGTAGTTCCAGTTATCTCATTTGCCTCACCGGCCATAATAACTGTCTCCACGCAGCCTGTCTATCATCCTGGTCAAACGGTTTTCATTGAGGGGACAACATCTCCTAACACCTTAGTAGGGATAACCATATACAACCCAAGTGGAAGCGTCATATATTCGAACACGACTACAAGTAGTTCAACCGGAGCGTATCAATTGAAGGCCTTTACTTTTCCATCTTCACCTACGGGGCCATATCAATATGGTACCTATACGGTTCATGTAGGGACGTCTCAGGGACTAACTAACTCGACAACGTTTCAATTCCAACCTTTATTGTCAACGGTCACGGTGATAGTGGTTAATCCTCAAGGATCTCCTGTCTCAGGTGCAACGGTTCAGGCTAACTCTGCACAAAACGTAACTAACGGCTCAGGAATAGCGACGTTGCAGTTACCTTCCGGAACTTATACCTTACGTGTTGTTCCACCAGCTCCTTACGCAACGGCGGAGGAGAACATAACGGTCACAGCTCCTCAACCGTTAACCGTTAAGGTTACAGTTCAGGTTCAAGCGCTGATCCTCAGTGTGGTGAAAGTGATCTCACCAAACGTCTACCTTCAAAACGTCCAATCCGGAACTGGAATAACAATGTTAGGAGGTACCACCTTAACAGTTTATACCACTGTAACTTATCTAGGTCAACCTGTAAGCGGGGCTACGGTAACTGCTACGTATAACGGAACCACATACACAGCTCAATACATGAACGGAAACTACGTGTTTAACGTTACAGTGAACAACGTTCAATACGAAAGCGACCTACAGATAGTGGCGACCTACGCCGGAATGAACTCAAATCAGGTTACCTTACCCCTAACCGTGAACTTAAATGAGCAAGCTGCGATTTCTAAGACCTTATCTTCGTTGAACGCCTCATTGATAAGCCTAACCAACACGGTTAACAGCCTAAGTGGAACGGTAAGTAGCCTAACCAACACGGTTAACAGCTTAACTCAGAAACTATCTTCGTTGAACGCCTCAATAACGAGCTTGCAGTCATCAGTTCAGACGCTCAACAGTGAGTACTCCTCCTTAAGTGGAAGAGTTGGCTCTATATCTGGGACAGTCGACATAGCGTTAGCTGTAAGCGTAATAGCGATAATAATAGCTATAGTAGTACTTATATTACTATTCAGAAAAGTAAGTTAA